A stretch of the Opisthocomus hoazin isolate bOpiHoa1 chromosome 2, bOpiHoa1.hap1, whole genome shotgun sequence genome encodes the following:
- the RAB23 gene encoding ras-related protein Rab-23 — MLEEDMEVAIKVVVVGNGAVGKSSMIQRYCKGIFTKDYKKTIGVDFLERQIQVNDEDVRLMLWDTAGQEEFDAITKAYYRGAQACVLVFSTTDRESFKAIPTWKEKVVTEVGDIPTVLVQNKIDLLDDSCIKNEEAEALAKKLKLRFYRASVKEDLNVTEVFKYLADKYLQRLKQQTAEDPELVHTSSNKIGVFNTAGGSHSNQNSSTLNGGDVINLRPNKQRTKKTRSPFSNCSIP, encoded by the exons ATGTTGGAAGAAGACATGGAGGTGGCCATCAAGGTGGTGGTCGTAGGAAATGGAGCTGTTGGAAAGTCCAGTATGATTCAGCGATATTGCAAGGGGATTTTTACGAAAGACTACAAGAAAACTATTGGTGTAGATTTCCTGGAAAGACAAATCCA AGTTAATGATGAAGATGTCAGGCTAATGTTATGGGACACTGCGGGTCAAGAAGAATTTGATGCAATAACTAAGGCCTACTATAGAG GAGCCCAAGCATGTGTTCTTGTGTTTTCTACAACTGACAGAGAGTCCTTCAAAGCAATCCCTACCTGGAAGGAGAAAGTTGTGACTGAAGTTGGAGACATTCCCACAGTTCTTGTGCAGAATAAGATTGATCTTCTTGATGACTCTTGTATAAAGAA TGAAGAGGCAGAAGCACTGgcaaaaaagctgaaattaaGGTTCTACCGAGCATCTGTGAAGGAAGACCTGAACGTCACTGAAG TTTTTAAGTATTTGGCTGATAAGTATCTTCAAAGGCTCAAGCAACAAACAGCTGAAGATCCAGAACTAGTACATACAAGCAGTAATAAGATTG GTGTTTTTAATACGGCTGGTGGAAGTCACTCCAACCAAAATTCTAGCACTCTTAATGGTGGGGATGTCATCAACCTTCGACCAAACAAACAGAGGACCAAGAAAACCAGAAGTCCTTTTAGCAACTGCAGCATACCTTAG
- the BAG2 gene encoding BAG family molecular chaperone regulator 2: MAQARISAKASEGAQHQQQPQQPQQQQPQSGGQLRGRFYRSTSMADRSSRLLENLDQLELRVEAFRDAASAMEQEKEILLEMIHNIQNSQDMRHISEGEREELNLTANRLMGRTLTVEVSVETIRNAQQQESLLHATKMIDEIVNKLLDDLEDAKIRLMSLYGACTSDVPAGPIDQKFQSVVIGCAIEDQKKIKRRLETLLRNLENSEKSITLLEHQKSSVRQSCNSKQD, encoded by the exons ATGGCCCAGGCCAGGATCAGCGCCAAGGCCAGCGAGGGggcgcagcaccagcagcagccgcagcagccgcagcagcagcagccgcagtccGGCGGGCAGCTCCGAGGCCGCTTCTACCGCTCCACCTCCATGGCGGACCGCTCGAGCCGCCTGCTCGAGAACCTGGACCAGCTGGAGCTCAG GGTAGAGGCTTTCCGTGACGCAGCGTCTGCCATggaacaagagaaagaaatcctGCTAGAAATGATCCACAATATACAGAACAGCCAGGACATGAGGCACATCAGTGAAG GCGAGAGAGAAGAACTTAATCTGACTGCTAATCGTCTGATGGGCCGAACCCTGACAGTGGAGGTTTCTGTGGAAACCATCCGCAATGCCCAGCAGCAGGAATCCCTGCTGCATGCCACGAAGATGATCGATGAAATTGTCAATAAACTTCTCGACGATTTGGAAGACGCCAAAATCCGCTTAATGTCGCTTTATGGCGCCTGCACATCTGACGTGCCAGCAGGACCCATCGACCAGAAGTTCCAGTCTGTGGTTATCGGGTGTGCCATTGAGGATCAGAAGAAGATCAAAAGGCGGCTAGAGACTCTGCTCAGAAACTTGGAAAACTCTGAGAAGTCAATCACATTGCTGGAGCACCAGAAATCATCTGTTCGACAGTCTTGCAACAGCAAACAGGATTAA